The DNA sequence GCCGCTCTTCCCGCGCCTCGAACTTACCGAAGCGGACGCCTGATCCATGCTGATCGACAGCCATTGCCACTTGAATTACAAAGGCTTGGTCGAAGATCAGCAGAATGTGCTTGAACGCGCGCGCTCCGCTGGCATTGGCCTGATGCTCAACATAGCGACGCGCGAAAGCGAATGGGATGCGGTACTCGCGACAGCCGAACAGCAACCCGATGTCTACGCCACAGTGGGAATCCATCCCCACGAGGCCGACGAGCACCCCCATGTCGACACGGCCAAACTGATCGAACGCGCTGCTCACCCACGGGTCGTCGGCATCGGAGAAACCGGCCTCGACTATTATTACGATCATAGCGATCGCGCCCGACAGCAAAGCAGCTTCCGCGCCCATATCGCTGCGTCCCGCGCGACCGGCCTTCCGCTCATCGTCCACACCCGCGATGCGGAGGACGATACGCTGGCCATCCTACGCGGGGAAATGGGGCAGGGCGTCTATCCCGGCGTCATCCACTGCTTCACCGCCAGCGGAGCCTTCGCCGATGCGGCCCTGGACCTCGGCTTCTACATCAGCATTTCGGGCATCGTGACCTTCAAAAGCGCGAAGGATCTTCAGGAAACCGCAGCCCGTCTGCCGCTCGACCGGCTGCTGGTCGAAACGGACTCACCTTTCCTTGCTCCGGTGCCCCACCGTGGCAAGTCCTGCGAACCGGCATTTGTCGCCGATACCGCGCGCTTCCTGGCAAAGCTGCGCGGCGAAAGCGTGGAGCAACTGGCCGCCGCAACCTCCGCAAATTTCCGCACCTTGTTCAACA is a window from the Sphingobium sp. Cam5-1 genome containing:
- a CDS encoding TatD family hydrolase, with protein sequence MLIDSHCHLNYKGLVEDQQNVLERARSAGIGLMLNIATRESEWDAVLATAEQQPDVYATVGIHPHEADEHPHVDTAKLIERAAHPRVVGIGETGLDYYYDHSDRARQQSSFRAHIAASRATGLPLIVHTRDAEDDTLAILRGEMGQGVYPGVIHCFTASGAFADAALDLGFYISISGIVTFKSAKDLQETAARLPLDRLLVETDSPFLAPVPHRGKSCEPAFVADTARFLAKLRGESVEQLAAATSANFRTLFNKTGAQQSA